In Dysgonomonadaceae bacterium zrk40, one genomic interval encodes:
- a CDS encoding LL-diaminopimelate aminotransferase, which produces MFQINQHYLQLGESYLFSTIAGKVKHFRAAHPDADIIRLGIGDVTLPLTPAVISALHGAVDEMGVKESFRGYGPEQGYAFLREAIAETDFQKRGIGISPGEIFVSDGSKSDTGNIGDILGEGNLVAITDPVYPVYLDTTLMRIGKSGRIRLLRCSEENGFLPELPEERVDIVYLCYPNNPTGTVMTREELTKWVDWALENGSLILFDAAYEAFIRDETIPRSIYEIEGAKRCAIEFRSFSKSAGFTGLRCSYTVVPRELKSVTTGGGEVSLHHLWNRRQSTKFNGTPYIIQRAAEAVYTPQGQKEMQVMIDSYMQNAMVIRKGLMANGYTVFGGEHSPYIWLKCPDGLDSWRFFDRLLEECHIVGTPGSGFGEAGEGYFRLTAFNSAERTTEAIGRIARLSSTR; this is translated from the coding sequence ATGTTTCAAATAAACCAACACTATCTTCAGCTCGGTGAGAGCTATCTGTTTAGTACCATTGCCGGGAAAGTGAAGCATTTTCGTGCTGCTCATCCCGATGCTGACATCATACGGCTTGGCATCGGTGACGTTACGCTGCCCCTCACTCCGGCTGTGATCAGTGCCCTTCATGGGGCAGTAGATGAAATGGGGGTAAAGGAGAGCTTCCGCGGCTACGGCCCCGAACAGGGGTATGCTTTCCTGCGGGAGGCGATTGCCGAGACCGACTTCCAAAAGCGGGGTATTGGCATCTCTCCCGGTGAGATCTTCGTGAGCGACGGCTCCAAGAGCGACACCGGCAACATCGGCGATATCCTGGGAGAGGGGAATCTGGTAGCCATCACCGACCCGGTCTACCCGGTTTACCTCGATACCACCCTGATGCGCATCGGCAAGAGCGGCAGGATACGACTGTTGCGCTGCAGTGAGGAGAACGGCTTTCTGCCGGAACTGCCGGAAGAGAGGGTGGATATTGTCTATCTCTGCTATCCCAACAACCCTACCGGCACTGTGATGACACGGGAGGAACTCACGAAGTGGGTCGACTGGGCACTGGAGAACGGAAGCCTGATTCTGTTCGATGCCGCCTATGAGGCGTTCATTCGCGATGAGACCATCCCCCGCAGCATCTATGAGATCGAGGGTGCCAAACGATGTGCCATCGAGTTCCGCTCCTTCTCCAAGAGCGCCGGCTTCACCGGGCTGCGGTGCAGCTACACGGTGGTACCCCGGGAGCTTAAATCGGTCACTACCGGTGGTGGTGAGGTCTCTCTTCACCATCTCTGGAACAGGAGGCAGTCTACCAAGTTCAACGGCACTCCCTACATCATCCAGCGTGCTGCCGAAGCGGTTTATACCCCGCAAGGGCAGAAGGAGATGCAGGTGATGATCGACAGCTACATGCAGAATGCAATGGTGATCAGAAAGGGCTTGATGGCAAATGGATATACCGTTTTCGGGGGAGAGCACTCACCATACATCTGGCTGAAGTGCCCTGACGGACTCGATTCCTGGCGGTTCTTTGACCGGCTGCTCGAAGAGTGCCATATTGTTGGGACACCAGGCAGCGGTTTCGGCGAAGCCGGTGAAGGCTATTTCCGCCTCACCGCTTTCAACAGCGCAGAGCGTACCACTGAGGCTATCGGCCGGATCGCCCGGCTTTCTTCCACCAGATGA
- a CDS encoding diaminopimelate epimerase has translation MKFEKMHAAGNDYIYINLFEERIEDPAALSRKLSDRHFGVGGDGVVLIGPSEVGDFSMRMFNADGSEGLMCGNAARCVGKYLYERGLTNKREIALQTLSGIKQLQLTVADGCNQVIQVRVDMGPAMTDGSLMQPPQSLLSEIVEHPLEAAGARYPVTFISMGNPHVVIFNEEIDKLDLPLIGRVIEHHPLFPQRTNVEFLEIISPSELRMRVWERGSGETLACGSGACAALAAAVLTGRADPAALVHLRGGDLRVEWDREQNRVFLTGDAHFVFKGEVH, from the coding sequence ATGAAATTCGAAAAGATGCATGCCGCCGGCAACGATTATATCTATATCAACCTCTTCGAGGAGCGGATTGAGGATCCTGCTGCTCTCTCACGGAAACTGAGCGACCGCCATTTCGGGGTCGGGGGCGACGGAGTGGTGTTGATCGGGCCTTCAGAAGTGGGCGATTTCTCCATGCGGATGTTCAATGCCGATGGCAGCGAGGGACTGATGTGCGGCAATGCCGCACGCTGTGTGGGGAAATACCTTTACGAGCGGGGACTCACCAACAAGCGTGAGATTGCTTTGCAGACGCTGTCGGGCATCAAACAACTGCAGCTGACGGTTGCTGACGGTTGCAATCAGGTTATACAGGTGCGTGTGGATATGGGTCCCGCGATGACCGACGGGAGCCTGATGCAACCACCTCAGTCTCTGTTGTCGGAGATTGTTGAGCATCCCCTGGAAGCAGCAGGAGCGCGCTATCCTGTCACCTTCATCTCTATGGGCAATCCCCACGTGGTGATATTCAATGAGGAGATTGACAAACTTGATCTGCCCCTTATCGGCCGCGTGATTGAGCATCATCCACTCTTCCCGCAGCGTACCAACGTGGAGTTCCTGGAGATCATCAGCCCCAGTGAGCTTCGGATGCGTGTCTGGGAGCGTGGCAGCGGTGAGACACTCGCCTGTGGAAGTGGTGCCTGTGCAGCGCTGGCTGCCGCAGTGCTGACCGGGCGTGCCGATCCTGCAGCATTGGTTCATCTTCGTGGCGGCGACCTCCGGGTGGAGTGGGATAGGGAGCAGAACAGGGTTTTTCTTACAGGCGATGCCCACTTCGTTTTCAAAGGAGAGGTGCATTGA
- a CDS encoding ABC transporter permease, which translates to MNTLSLVIQREYITRVRKKSFIILTLLMPLLMVGLTFLPLWLSTLNDGEVKRIAVIDRSGIYAPLLQSTETFHFEVIGEEAQADAQTKVGGELFAILQITGDLSNDQGSVSLTSEKQSPQELQSLIRQTLREKVTQQRLDQLSGSGEVDSEAITQVREILEERPSISLQTLRMGDDGSVTESSTEVATIIGMVFTILIYMFILMYGNMVMQAVLEEKKTRIVEVMVSSVKPVNLLIGKIVGIGLVGITQLAIWGILAGGLFSLLSLFIASPEQVASMSSGMGGMADMSAMGNVGGVEMQGIMSAILSINWLEVILFFLLFFIGGYVLYASIFAMFASAVDSEEDTSQFLTPVTLLIMFAFFAGFYSVNNPDGPLAFWASLIPFSSPIVMMVRIPFGIPLWEKLLSILLLYGTFILISVVAAKIYRVGILMYGKKPSLKEMFKWVRYK; encoded by the coding sequence ATGAACACACTTAGTTTAGTCATCCAACGGGAATACATCACCCGGGTTCGTAAAAAGTCATTTATCATCCTCACGTTGTTGATGCCGCTGTTGATGGTAGGGCTTACCTTTCTGCCGCTCTGGCTCTCCACCCTCAACGACGGGGAGGTGAAACGGATTGCCGTGATCGACCGGAGCGGCATCTATGCCCCCCTGCTGCAATCGACCGAAACATTTCATTTCGAGGTTATTGGCGAAGAAGCTCAGGCAGACGCCCAGACGAAGGTAGGGGGAGAGCTCTTTGCCATCCTGCAGATCACCGGCGACCTGAGCAACGATCAGGGATCGGTATCGCTCACTTCCGAGAAACAGTCGCCGCAGGAGTTGCAGTCACTCATCCGTCAGACGCTGCGGGAGAAAGTGACGCAGCAACGACTCGATCAGCTTTCCGGCAGCGGGGAGGTGGATAGCGAAGCCATCACGCAGGTACGGGAGATCCTTGAAGAGAGACCCTCCATCTCCCTGCAGACCTTGCGGATGGGGGATGACGGCAGCGTCACCGAGTCTTCCACCGAAGTGGCCACCATCATCGGCATGGTCTTCACCATCCTGATCTACATGTTCATCCTGATGTACGGCAACATGGTGATGCAGGCCGTGCTGGAGGAGAAGAAGACACGCATCGTGGAGGTGATGGTCTCCTCGGTGAAACCGGTCAACCTGCTCATCGGCAAAATCGTGGGGATCGGCCTGGTGGGTATCACCCAGCTTGCTATCTGGGGCATCCTCGCCGGGGGGCTTTTCAGCCTGCTATCGCTCTTCATCGCCTCACCCGAACAGGTTGCATCCATGAGCAGCGGCATGGGAGGCATGGCCGATATGAGCGCCATGGGCAATGTGGGCGGAGTGGAAATGCAGGGCATCATGAGTGCCATCCTCAGCATCAACTGGCTGGAGGTGATTCTCTTCTTCCTGCTCTTCTTCATCGGCGGTTACGTGCTTTACGCCTCCATCTTTGCCATGTTCGCCTCGGCGGTCGACAGTGAGGAGGATACCAGTCAGTTCCTCACACCGGTCACCCTGCTGATCATGTTCGCCTTCTTCGCCGGCTTCTACAGCGTGAACAACCCCGACGGGCCACTTGCCTTCTGGGCATCACTGATCCCCTTCAGTTCCCCCATCGTGATGATGGTGCGTATTCCCTTTGGCATTCCCCTCTGGGAGAAGCTCCTCTCCATCCTGCTGCTCTACGGCACTTTTATACTGATCTCTGTGGTTGCTGCCAAGATCTACCGCGTGGGAATCCTGATGTATGGGAAGAAGCCATCGCTCAAGGAGATGTTCAAATGGGTGCGGTATAAATAA
- a CDS encoding ATP-binding cassette domain-containing protein, translating to MYLETKEVVKQYAHHLALNKVNISVPQGTVFGLLGPNGAGKTTLIRIITRITAPDSGEVLLEGRPSRAEDVYRIGYLPEERGLYKKMKVGEQAMYLAQLRGMSKQDAHRELMIWFKRFDITSWYNRKVEELSKGMQQKVQFISTVIHNPDLLIFDEPFSGFDPVNADIVKNEMLRLKEEGKTIILSTHNMESVEALCDNIALIHKSEVVLQGRVYDIRNEHRPGIFRFRLYGNGFDLEHPSFTLLSKEPYHEFIDLRIRKTENISSNELAKLIFDRYEVVSYDEELPTMNDVFIQTVTQ from the coding sequence ATGTATCTTGAAACCAAAGAAGTTGTAAAACAGTATGCCCATCACCTGGCGCTCAACAAGGTGAACATATCGGTGCCACAGGGCACCGTTTTCGGATTGCTGGGACCGAACGGTGCCGGTAAGACCACCCTGATCCGTATCATCACCCGTATCACGGCACCCGATAGCGGGGAGGTACTCCTCGAAGGGCGCCCCTCACGGGCGGAGGATGTCTACCGCATCGGTTACCTGCCCGAAGAGCGTGGACTATACAAGAAGATGAAGGTGGGTGAGCAGGCGATGTACCTGGCACAGCTGCGCGGTATGTCGAAACAAGATGCCCACAGGGAGCTGATGATCTGGTTCAAGCGGTTCGACATCACGAGCTGGTACAACCGCAAAGTGGAGGAGCTCTCCAAGGGGATGCAGCAGAAGGTGCAGTTCATCTCAACCGTGATCCACAACCCCGACCTGCTCATCTTCGACGAGCCTTTTAGCGGCTTCGACCCTGTGAATGCCGATATCGTGAAGAATGAGATGCTCCGCCTCAAGGAGGAGGGCAAGACCATCATTCTCTCCACCCACAACATGGAGTCGGTGGAGGCGCTTTGCGACAATATCGCCCTGATTCACAAGTCGGAGGTGGTGCTGCAGGGACGCGTCTACGACATTCGCAATGAGCATCGTCCCGGCATCTTCCGCTTCCGGCTCTACGGCAACGGGTTTGATCTGGAGCACCCCTCTTTTACCCTGCTCTCGAAAGAACCCTACCACGAGTTCATCGACCTGCGCATTCGCAAGACAGAGAACATCAGCAGCAATGAGCTGGCGAAACTAATCTTCGACCGTTACGAGGTTGTGAGCTACGACGAAGAGCTGCCCACCATGAATGATGTATTTATTCAGACCGTCACCCAGTAA
- the dnaG gene encoding DNA primase, whose product MIDHLTIARIQDAAQIVDVVSDFVTLRRRGVNYVGLCPFHDDRTPSFYVSPSKNICKCFACGEGGSPIHFVMKHEQLSYYEALKYIARKYGIEVVEKEYTDEEKQAQSDRESMFILNEYARDYFVKILHSHPEGKAVGLSYFRERGFRDDIVKKFQLGYSLEQRDAFSSEAQKSGYRRDYLLKTGLSAGGDDNRPLVDRFRGRVLFPVHTLSGKVVAFGGRILKKVENVGKYVNSPESEIYSKSRELYGIYFAKNAIVKQDKCFLVEGYTDVISMHQAGIENVVASSGTALTHGQIRMIHRFSENITVLYDGDAAGIKAALRGIDLLLEDGMNVKVVLLPEGEDPDSFARRQNAEQFNRFIADHEVDFIRFKTQLLLEETGDDPVKRAGLISNVVESIALIPNSITRSVYIQESAQMLQIQERVLIAETNRIRRRNYDRKKEQQEREETVAASRTEVVSATVNAATQKLGKTVKVGPYERYEREVIRYVIRYGNTPIYRKYEKQKRKEGKKVVEEDVLVEEGPGVTEFVLFDLERDNIVFTNALYLRIFQEASEHMEDAAFNSGRHFISHSDQEISHLASELMSDRYQLSKIHSRILGEELGDQSSRLLEQNLLQSYVPRATTELKNAYVLQRIEAVKKALKNASSDDESELIVQLQQLQQIKKLLAKELGERIILKY is encoded by the coding sequence ATGATCGATCATCTCACCATAGCACGTATTCAGGATGCCGCGCAGATCGTGGATGTAGTCTCCGACTTCGTCACACTCCGACGCAGGGGAGTCAACTACGTGGGATTGTGTCCCTTCCATGACGACCGCACTCCATCCTTCTACGTCTCTCCCTCCAAGAATATCTGCAAGTGCTTTGCTTGTGGCGAGGGTGGCTCACCCATCCATTTCGTGATGAAGCACGAGCAGCTCTCCTACTACGAGGCCCTCAAATACATTGCCCGCAAGTATGGCATCGAGGTGGTGGAGAAGGAGTATACCGATGAGGAGAAGCAGGCCCAGAGCGATCGTGAGAGCATGTTCATTCTCAACGAGTATGCCCGCGACTATTTTGTGAAGATCCTTCACAGCCACCCGGAGGGAAAAGCGGTGGGGCTAAGCTATTTCCGGGAGCGAGGTTTCCGAGATGACATCGTGAAGAAATTCCAACTGGGTTACAGCCTGGAGCAGCGAGACGCTTTCTCTTCTGAAGCTCAGAAATCGGGATACCGGCGCGACTACCTGTTGAAAACAGGTCTTTCTGCCGGAGGAGATGACAACAGGCCGCTGGTGGATCGTTTCCGCGGAAGGGTGCTCTTCCCGGTGCACACCCTCTCGGGAAAGGTGGTTGCCTTTGGAGGGCGAATCCTCAAGAAGGTGGAGAACGTGGGCAAGTATGTCAACTCTCCCGAGAGCGAGATTTATTCGAAGAGCAGAGAACTATACGGCATCTATTTCGCTAAAAATGCCATCGTGAAGCAAGACAAGTGCTTCCTGGTGGAGGGTTATACCGATGTGATCTCTATGCACCAGGCAGGGATCGAGAACGTAGTGGCTTCCTCGGGAACCGCACTCACCCACGGTCAGATACGCATGATTCACCGTTTCTCGGAGAATATTACCGTACTCTACGATGGCGATGCCGCCGGCATCAAGGCGGCCCTGCGGGGCATCGACCTGTTGCTGGAGGACGGCATGAATGTCAAGGTGGTGCTATTGCCCGAGGGGGAGGATCCCGACTCGTTTGCCCGCAGGCAGAATGCGGAGCAGTTCAATCGTTTCATCGCTGACCACGAGGTTGACTTCATCCGTTTCAAGACGCAGCTGCTGCTGGAGGAGACCGGTGATGACCCTGTAAAAAGAGCCGGTCTCATCTCCAACGTGGTGGAGAGCATCGCCCTGATACCCAATTCCATCACCCGTTCGGTATACATACAAGAATCTGCGCAGATGCTTCAGATCCAGGAAAGGGTACTGATTGCAGAGACCAACAGGATAAGACGCCGCAACTACGACCGCAAGAAGGAGCAGCAGGAGCGGGAGGAGACTGTGGCGGCATCTAGAACAGAGGTTGTATCGGCCACTGTGAACGCTGCCACCCAGAAATTGGGTAAAACAGTCAAGGTTGGACCTTATGAGCGATACGAGCGGGAGGTGATTCGCTACGTGATCCGCTACGGCAACACCCCCATATATCGCAAGTATGAGAAGCAAAAGCGGAAGGAGGGAAAGAAAGTGGTAGAAGAGGATGTCCTGGTGGAGGAGGGTCCCGGTGTAACTGAATTTGTGCTTTTTGACCTGGAACGCGACAACATTGTTTTCACCAATGCGCTCTACCTTCGCATCTTTCAGGAGGCGTCTGAACACATGGAAGATGCAGCATTTAACTCCGGCCGTCACTTCATCTCACATTCCGACCAGGAGATCAGCCACCTGGCCTCTGAGCTGATGAGCGATCGCTATCAGTTGAGCAAGATTCACTCCCGGATCCTGGGAGAGGAGCTGGGAGACCAAAGTTCCCGTCTGCTGGAACAGAACCTGCTCCAAAGCTATGTTCCGCGTGCCACCACTGAGTTGAAGAATGCCTATGTGTTGCAGCGGATAGAAGCGGTGAAGAAGGCGCTGAAAAATGCTTCTTCGGATGATGAGAGCGAACTGATTGTCCAGTTGCAACAGTTGCAGCAGATCAAGAAACTGCTGGCCAAGGAGCTGGGAGAACGAATCATCCTGAAATATTAA
- a CDS encoding branched-chain amino acid aminotransferase: MEKIDWSNISFGYMKTDYNVRSYYRDGKWSAPQLETSEELSLHMAATCLHYGQEAFEGLKAFRGKDGRIRIFRMRDNAERLQSSCRGIMMAELPVEMFEEMVLLAVKKNERFVPPYESGASLYIRPLLIGTSAQVGVKPSKEYTFLIFVTPVGPYFKEGFKPTPMVIMREYDRAAPLGTGTFKVGGNYAASLRSGEKAHAMGYSAVLYLDAKEKKYIDECGPANFFGIKDNSYITPKSESILPSITNKSLMQLAEEMGMRVERRPIAEEELATFEEAGACGTAAVISPILRIDDISENRTYHFSKNGEPGPVSEKLYHKLRAIQYGDEPDKYGWVTIVE, translated from the coding sequence ATGGAGAAGATTGACTGGTCGAACATCTCGTTCGGTTACATGAAGACAGATTACAACGTACGCAGTTACTACCGCGACGGAAAATGGAGTGCCCCACAACTGGAGACCTCCGAAGAGCTAAGCCTCCATATGGCGGCCACCTGCCTGCATTATGGACAGGAGGCTTTTGAAGGGTTGAAGGCATTTCGTGGTAAAGACGGAAGGATTCGCATATTCCGCATGCGCGACAATGCCGAGCGACTGCAATCATCCTGCCGGGGCATCATGATGGCCGAACTGCCGGTAGAGATGTTTGAAGAGATGGTGCTGTTGGCAGTGAAGAAAAATGAGCGCTTCGTGCCTCCCTATGAGAGTGGTGCATCGCTTTACATCCGTCCCCTGCTGATCGGCACCAGCGCACAGGTGGGCGTGAAGCCATCGAAGGAGTATACCTTCCTGATCTTTGTCACCCCGGTGGGTCCCTATTTCAAGGAGGGTTTCAAACCGACTCCCATGGTGATCATGCGCGAATACGACCGGGCGGCACCCCTCGGCACCGGCACCTTCAAGGTGGGAGGCAACTATGCCGCGAGCCTGCGCTCAGGCGAGAAGGCACATGCGATGGGATACTCCGCCGTGCTTTACCTCGATGCCAAAGAAAAGAAATACATCGATGAGTGTGGCCCTGCCAACTTCTTCGGGATTAAAGATAACAGCTACATCACCCCCAAGTCGGAATCCATTCTCCCCTCCATCACCAACAAGAGTCTGATGCAGCTGGCAGAAGAGATGGGAATGCGGGTGGAGCGTCGCCCCATAGCGGAGGAGGAGCTCGCCACCTTCGAGGAAGCAGGTGCCTGCGGCACAGCTGCGGTAATCAGCCCCATCCTGCGCATCGACGACATCAGCGAGAACAGGACCTATCACTTTTCGAAAAATGGTGAGCCCGGCCCCGTGAGCGAGAAGCTATATCACAAGTTACGTGCAATCCAGTACGGCGATGAGCCGGACAAGTATGGATGGGTGACCATCGTGGAATAA
- a CDS encoding CYTH domain-containing protein, with product MGYEIERKFLVNGAYKPHAHKHYLMKQGYLSLSGISVVRVRVKGEKGYITVKGAVGEGGITRREWEYEVPLQDAEEMLLLCEDAVIEKTRYLVRVGKHTFEVDEFAGVNEGLLIAEVELDNEAEYFEKPDWLGTEVTGNVRYYNSYLSIHPYREWGDK from the coding sequence ATGGGTTACGAGATTGAACGCAAATTCCTGGTCAATGGAGCATACAAACCGCATGCTCATAAACATTACCTGATGAAGCAGGGCTATCTCTCGCTATCAGGCATCAGTGTGGTACGAGTGCGTGTGAAGGGTGAGAAAGGATATATCACTGTGAAAGGAGCTGTGGGAGAAGGAGGAATCACCCGCCGCGAGTGGGAGTATGAGGTCCCTTTGCAAGATGCGGAAGAGATGTTGCTTCTCTGTGAGGATGCGGTGATTGAGAAGACCCGTTACCTTGTCAGGGTGGGGAAGCATACTTTTGAGGTGGATGAGTTCGCAGGTGTGAATGAGGGGTTGTTGATCGCTGAAGTGGAACTTGACAATGAGGCGGAATATTTTGAGAAACCTGACTGGCTCGGAACTGAAGTGACAGGAAATGTTCGTTATTATAACTCCTATCTCTCAATCCATCCCTACAGGGAGTGGGGAGACAAATAA
- a CDS encoding 9-O-acetylesterase, which translates to MKKQLFFSLFVGIFLFASPNLFSQMSVSALFSDHMVLQQKSKAPIWGNDSPGSKVEIVVSWNEKSYEALTNREGKWQTTIETPAAGGPYQIVINGSKSITFSNVLIGEVWICSGQSNMEMPFAGWGKIFNFEKEIAAANHPRLRLLQVDKTTSTYPLELPPISSGGWQECSPKTIPYFSATAYFFGRDLLQELDVPVGLIHTSWGGTMAEAWTSLESLQLMPDFKALAEEYAALPHDKEQQKAYFEEKFIEWHQQVNALDFGIENGKVATAAASFPEEGWSSVTLPGPWENNGLPEFDGIAWYRKRIEIPEDWEGQDLILSLGAVDDNEETWFNGEKIGATEGAGTARRYHIPGAQVKRGEAILTVRVLDTGGLGGFMGDESDLYIAPAGKETLRENLNGEWLFRTAVNLNDVGMPPQRNPESPHYPTTLYNAMIAPLVPYTIRGAIWYQGESNAGRAYQYRTLFPLMIRDWRTKWGFEFPFYFVQLANYMQRKDEPAASGWAELREAQLQTLHLHNTGMAVTIDIGDAKDIHPKNKQDVGKRLALLARHHTYGEDLVAEGPRYNSYRIGKDCIRISFKPSTSGLTVKGEGNLKGFTIAGPDRIFHWAEAYIEGDEVVVRSAKVPFPVAVRYGWADNPECNLVNEAGLPASPFRTDDWPGTTIQNR; encoded by the coding sequence ATGAAAAAACAGCTCTTTTTTTCTCTCTTCGTAGGAATCTTCCTTTTTGCTTCACCAAATTTATTTTCCCAAATGTCGGTATCTGCTCTCTTCAGTGACCACATGGTGTTGCAACAAAAATCAAAAGCACCCATTTGGGGCAACGATTCACCCGGCAGCAAGGTGGAGATTGTTGTATCCTGGAACGAAAAGAGCTACGAAGCGTTGACGAACCGGGAAGGGAAGTGGCAGACAACAATAGAGACACCTGCCGCAGGAGGTCCCTATCAAATAGTGATCAACGGGAGCAAAAGCATTACATTCTCCAACGTGCTGATTGGTGAAGTGTGGATCTGTTCCGGTCAATCGAACATGGAGATGCCCTTCGCCGGCTGGGGGAAGATCTTCAACTTTGAAAAGGAGATCGCAGCTGCAAATCATCCCCGGTTACGGTTGCTGCAGGTAGACAAGACCACCAGCACCTATCCGCTGGAGTTGCCGCCCATCTCTTCCGGAGGATGGCAGGAGTGCTCACCTAAAACCATCCCCTACTTCTCCGCCACTGCTTACTTCTTTGGAAGGGATCTCCTGCAGGAGCTGGATGTGCCTGTGGGGTTAATTCACACCTCCTGGGGTGGCACCATGGCAGAGGCGTGGACCAGCCTGGAGTCGCTCCAGCTGATGCCCGACTTCAAGGCACTAGCGGAGGAATATGCCGCGCTTCCGCACGACAAGGAACAACAAAAAGCCTATTTCGAAGAGAAGTTCATCGAGTGGCACCAGCAGGTAAACGCTTTGGATTTCGGAATAGAAAATGGTAAAGTGGCAACTGCTGCTGCATCGTTTCCGGAAGAGGGATGGAGCAGCGTCACCCTGCCCGGTCCCTGGGAGAACAACGGCCTGCCTGAGTTCGATGGCATCGCCTGGTACCGCAAGCGCATCGAGATCCCGGAGGACTGGGAGGGGCAGGATCTGATTCTCTCGCTGGGAGCGGTCGATGACAACGAGGAGACCTGGTTCAATGGTGAGAAGATCGGTGCCACCGAGGGTGCCGGAACTGCGAGACGTTACCATATTCCCGGAGCCCAGGTGAAGAGAGGAGAAGCAATCCTGACCGTAAGGGTGCTGGATACCGGCGGCCTGGGCGGCTTCATGGGCGATGAATCAGATCTCTACATCGCTCCGGCAGGAAAAGAAACCCTTCGGGAGAACCTGAACGGAGAGTGGTTGTTCCGTACCGCGGTCAACCTCAACGATGTGGGGATGCCGCCACAGCGAAATCCGGAGAGTCCACACTACCCCACCACGCTCTACAACGCCATGATCGCCCCGCTGGTGCCCTACACCATCAGAGGTGCCATCTGGTACCAGGGGGAGAGCAATGCCGGCCGTGCCTATCAATACCGCACACTCTTTCCGCTGATGATCCGCGACTGGCGAACAAAATGGGGTTTCGAGTTCCCCTTCTACTTCGTACAGCTGGCCAACTACATGCAGCGCAAAGATGAGCCTGCAGCCTCAGGTTGGGCAGAGCTGCGGGAGGCACAGTTACAGACCCTCCACCTCCACAACACCGGGATGGCAGTCACCATCGACATTGGTGATGCAAAAGACATTCACCCGAAGAACAAACAGGATGTGGGCAAGCGTTTGGCGCTGCTGGCACGCCATCATACCTACGGTGAGGATCTCGTAGCCGAGGGACCGCGCTATAACTCCTACCGGATCGGGAAAGATTGCATCCGCATCAGTTTCAAACCCTCCACAAGCGGGCTTACCGTCAAGGGAGAGGGCAACCTCAAAGGATTTACCATCGCCGGCCCCGATAGGATCTTCCACTGGGCCGAGGCGTACATCGAGGGCGACGAGGTGGTGGTGCGCTCAGCCAAAGTGCCCTTCCCCGTCGCGGTTCGCTACGGCTGGGCCGACAACCCGGAGTGTAACCTGGTGAACGAGGCAGGGCTCCCCGCATCACCCTTTCGTACCGACGACTGGCCTGGAACAACAATACAAAATCGGTGA